One genomic window of Methanoculleus horonobensis includes the following:
- a CDS encoding Coenzyme F420 hydrogenase/dehydrogenase, beta subunit C-terminal domain: protein MAGKGDLLYAWTTDDKLREKAETGGAVTALLRHALESGMVDAVFAVRKGADVYDALPAMITDPAEIGGIAGSLHCGTLLLPKQMRRCLLSTDPDMRIATVLKGCDVKAIYEMAKRNQVNLDNIIIIGLNCGGTIRPETARIIVREKLGLDPDSVVKEEIDKGKFIVVTKDGEHASVSIDELEEGAEDLLGDPGLGRRSNCRRCKIKIPRQADLACGNWGVIGEKAGNATFVEVCSEKGANLLDAAAKAGALATEPANPKGIEIRGKVENAMLKLGDKWRARYFGALGEGTERLNKIREQTSRCIKCYSCIENCPICYCVDCSAKKDYLVEPGVIPPPFMFHLIRFAHISDSCVNCGQCEELCPVEISNSVFLHAIQTDLEELFGFHPGEDMTPPVLALVEERAERDRLTATGSDQIFDIFR from the coding sequence ATGGCAGGAAAAGGCGATTTACTCTATGCATGGACGACGGACGACAAACTCCGCGAGAAGGCCGAGACGGGCGGAGCGGTCACCGCGCTGCTCCGCCACGCCCTCGAGAGCGGCATGGTCGACGCGGTCTTTGCGGTCCGGAAGGGCGCGGACGTCTACGACGCGCTGCCGGCCATGATCACCGACCCCGCCGAGATCGGGGGGATTGCGGGATCGCTTCATTGCGGCACCCTCCTGCTCCCCAAGCAGATGCGGCGATGTCTTCTTTCCACCGACCCTGATATGAGGATCGCGACCGTACTTAAAGGCTGCGACGTCAAGGCGATCTACGAGATGGCGAAGCGCAACCAGGTCAACCTGGACAACATCATCATCATCGGCCTCAACTGCGGCGGCACCATACGGCCGGAGACGGCCCGGATCATCGTTCGGGAGAAACTCGGCCTTGACCCCGATTCGGTCGTCAAGGAAGAGATCGACAAAGGAAAGTTCATCGTCGTGACAAAGGACGGCGAGCACGCCTCCGTCTCGATCGACGAACTCGAAGAGGGAGCGGAGGATCTCCTCGGCGACCCGGGCCTCGGCCGCCGGTCGAACTGCCGCCGCTGCAAGATCAAGATCCCGCGCCAGGCGGATCTCGCCTGCGGCAACTGGGGCGTCATCGGGGAGAAAGCCGGGAACGCCACCTTCGTCGAGGTCTGCTCCGAGAAGGGTGCAAACCTCCTCGACGCCGCCGCAAAAGCCGGAGCGCTCGCCACCGAACCTGCGAACCCGAAGGGTATCGAGATCCGCGGCAAGGTCGAGAACGCGATGCTGAAACTCGGCGATAAGTGGCGGGCACGCTACTTCGGGGCGCTCGGCGAGGGAACGGAGCGGCTGAACAAGATCCGGGAGCAGACGAGCAGGTGCATCAAGTGTTACTCCTGCATCGAGAACTGCCCGATCTGCTACTGCGTCGACTGCAGCGCGAAGAAGGACTACCTTGTCGAGCCCGGCGTCATCCCACCGCCGTTCATGTTCCACCTGATCCGGTTCGCGCACATCTCCGACTCCTGCGTCAACTGCGGCCAGTGCGAGGAACTCTGCCCCGTGGAGATCTCGAACTCGGTCTTCCTCCATGCCATCCAGACCGATCTCGAGGAACTCTTCGGATTCCATCCGGGCGAAGATATGACCCCGCCGGTGCTCGCACTCGTCGAGGAACGGGCGGAGCGCGACCGGCTCACCGCCACCGGGAGCGACCAGATCTTCGATATCTTTCGGTAA
- a CDS encoding formate/nitrite transporter family protein, with protein sequence MVFHPPVAIVAKAGDAGKYKVGLPAWNMVLRGVLSGAFIAMGAALATICSTGIQATDVAMRFGAASPGVSQLILGAVFPVGLIITIMTGAELFTGDAMLAPMAAFIHKVSWASVLNLWVWVYIGNLIGSLIFAYIVAYGPYASFDATGAATLTAFGARAVAIATAKTSYVGAAALWSVFLKGIACNWLVNLAVLLGICADDAIGKIVGIWFPIFAFVASGFEHSVANMYFIPAGIFCTGIDPTKAVDTLNWVTMWTNNIIPVTLGNIVGGLFFVGVLYWVAFRKEIAALK encoded by the coding sequence ATGGTGTTCCATCCTCCAGTTGCTATCGTAGCAAAAGCGGGTGACGCAGGAAAGTACAAGGTCGGACTGCCGGCCTGGAACATGGTCCTGCGTGGTGTCCTGTCCGGAGCGTTCATCGCGATGGGTGCTGCCCTGGCAACGATCTGTTCGACCGGTATTCAGGCAACCGACGTTGCGATGCGGTTCGGCGCTGCAAGTCCCGGTGTCTCCCAGCTCATTCTGGGTGCTGTCTTCCCTGTCGGGCTTATCATCACGATCATGACCGGTGCCGAGCTCTTCACCGGCGACGCGATGCTCGCCCCCATGGCGGCGTTCATCCACAAGGTCAGCTGGGCAAGCGTGCTCAACCTCTGGGTCTGGGTATATATCGGCAACCTCATCGGGTCGCTTATCTTCGCGTATATCGTGGCATACGGCCCGTATGCCAGCTTCGACGCCACAGGAGCCGCGACGCTCACGGCGTTCGGCGCGAGAGCGGTTGCCATAGCGACCGCAAAGACGAGTTACGTCGGCGCTGCGGCGTTGTGGTCGGTCTTCCTCAAGGGGATCGCCTGTAACTGGCTCGTCAACCTTGCTGTCCTGCTCGGTATCTGCGCCGACGACGCGATCGGCAAGATCGTCGGCATCTGGTTCCCGATCTTCGCTTTCGTTGCCAGCGGGTTCGAGCACAGCGTTGCGAACATGTACTTCATCCCCGCAGGCATCTTCTGCACGGGCATCGACCCCACGAAGGCAGTCGATACGCTGAACTGGGTGACCATGTGGACCAACAACATCATCCCGGTCACACTCGGTAACATCGTCGGAGGTCTCTTCTTCGTCGGTGTTCTCTACTGGGTCGCGTTCAGAAAGGAAATTGCAGCCCTTAAGTAA
- a CDS encoding ATP-binding protein, producing the protein MMSLTDIDGDDASKYRLIGDRVLGYRFAVPHDAELYLGDVLKITDDVKGLTFFAKVSDLLHECNFSDPKWDTRPHTEHFYGIGEDVFILVEATPLGYVGGDGTFRKPRTIPAKFSRVERPDSRDFAFLAQVMGEIEVGVMKTGLDVLKDVRVALHAQVMRQHMGVFATTGMGKSNFMKVFCASCMRAREFGLLIVDPHGEYVAGGRSSSGETTMGLLHYQAGRDGLEVFSTRPEEYRRKYHLSQLYLDYDDFRAPDLLLLYEHSPPQREVVEMLESTPGSEVIDFFQSTDFATFDAETYTGRHPRIASDLKNFSPSTLSVMQRRIAGMMNRNRRFFRRQGSSIPDIMKALHENKVVLIDIPGMSEQSELFVLSIITRKIMRSHQGEEAGEGEPRQVLITIEEAQRVLGSGLGNTRTFREAAMEGRKFGVGLCVVTQQPKNIDARVLAQLNTFVVMGLSDRGDRDTIASSAKQDLSCLDTEIQTLERGEAVISTIGIPFPVSTRIHLFEEYILDLNRRPAAKPIDDGLEKTF; encoded by the coding sequence ATGATGAGTTTGACCGATATTGACGGCGACGACGCCTCAAAATACCGCCTGATCGGTGACCGGGTGCTCGGTTACCGGTTTGCCGTCCCCCACGACGCGGAACTCTATCTCGGGGATGTGTTGAAGATCACGGACGACGTCAAAGGGCTGACGTTCTTTGCGAAGGTGAGCGACCTCCTCCATGAGTGCAACTTCTCCGACCCGAAGTGGGATACCCGCCCCCATACCGAGCACTTCTACGGGATCGGGGAGGACGTCTTCATCCTCGTCGAGGCGACGCCGCTCGGGTACGTCGGAGGTGACGGCACGTTCCGCAAACCCCGGACGATCCCTGCGAAGTTCTCCCGCGTCGAGCGTCCGGATTCGCGCGACTTTGCGTTCCTCGCGCAGGTGATGGGCGAGATCGAGGTCGGCGTGATGAAGACCGGCCTGGACGTCTTAAAAGACGTCAGGGTGGCGCTCCACGCGCAGGTGATGCGGCAGCACATGGGCGTCTTTGCGACGACCGGGATGGGGAAGAGCAACTTCATGAAGGTCTTCTGCGCCTCCTGCATGCGGGCACGGGAGTTCGGGCTCCTTATCGTCGACCCGCACGGCGAATACGTGGCGGGAGGGCGGTCGTCGAGCGGAGAGACTACCATGGGGCTCCTGCACTACCAGGCCGGCCGTGACGGGCTCGAGGTCTTCTCCACCCGGCCGGAGGAGTACAGGCGGAAGTACCACTTAAGCCAGCTCTACCTGGACTACGACGACTTCAGGGCGCCCGACCTCCTCCTCCTCTACGAGCACTCGCCGCCCCAGCGCGAGGTCGTGGAGATGCTCGAGAGCACGCCCGGTTCCGAGGTGATCGACTTTTTCCAGAGCACCGATTTTGCAACCTTCGATGCCGAGACCTACACCGGCCGGCACCCCCGGATTGCAAGCGACCTGAAGAACTTCTCGCCGAGCACCCTCTCGGTGATGCAGCGGCGCATCGCGGGCATGATGAACCGGAACCGGCGCTTCTTCCGGAGACAGGGCTCCTCGATCCCCGACATCATGAAGGCGCTCCACGAGAACAAAGTCGTCCTGATCGACATACCGGGGATGAGCGAGCAGAGCGAACTCTTCGTCCTCTCGATCATCACCCGCAAGATCATGCGCAGCCACCAGGGCGAGGAGGCCGGCGAGGGGGAGCCCAGGCAGGTGCTGATCACCATCGAGGAGGCACAACGGGTGCTGGGTTCGGGGCTCGGAAATACCCGGACGTTCCGCGAGGCGGCGATGGAGGGGCGGAAGTTCGGCGTGGGGCTCTGCGTGGTCACCCAGCAGCCCAAGAACATCGACGCCCGGGTTCTTGCGCAGCTGAACACCTTCGTGGTGATGGGGCTCTCCGATCGCGGCGACCGCGACACCATCGCAAGCAGCGCAAAACAGGATCTCTCGTGCCTGGACACCGAGATTCAGACGCTCGAACGAGGAGAAGCAGTCATCAGCACCATCGGGATACCCTTCCCGGTGAGCACCCGGATCCATCTCTTCGAGGAGTATATCCTGGATCTCAACAGAAGGCCGGCGGCAAAGCCGATAGACGACGGGCTTGAAAAGACGTTTTAG
- a CDS encoding GntP family permease, translated as METLIAFAVTLAAITVASLRYRLPPFLTLVGASVLFGLLSRMPAETIVMVATAGAGRIFTLLGIVIFCGVGIAQVLRESGRIADIVADIRGLVRRPVATAGAAGYLLSVPLMCGITSFVILAPILTHLSPDGRAAKTLLYCAGVAGMISYVLLYPAPVVYSTITALGLSGRPWDIDLVAVPLSLLLLAGLLLAMRRRMPPAEEAEKPAAGRNPRAWLPFVVILGMLAIGSLVPPLHALANINLALLTGLFAALATVPGDVREKALHKGTKNAGIIIFDLAGAGALGGVIAASTFPADVAALVAGNLPIIILPFVIAALVQAAQGSRVVTAAVTGAILATTPAVTAVNPLALVLMISAGAFMFSYVSDPFFWLLKRTTGDDFSAVVRNYTLPLSAAGIVTLAAALVVQAIL; from the coding sequence ATGGAGACCCTCATCGCTTTCGCCGTCACCCTCGCGGCAATCACCGTCGCGTCGCTCAGGTACCGCCTCCCGCCGTTCCTGACCCTCGTAGGGGCATCCGTCCTCTTCGGCCTCCTCTCCCGCATGCCGGCGGAGACGATCGTTATGGTCGCCACGGCCGGCGCCGGCCGGATCTTCACCCTCCTCGGGATCGTCATCTTCTGCGGGGTCGGCATCGCCCAGGTTCTCCGCGAGAGCGGCCGGATCGCGGATATCGTCGCCGATATCCGGGGGTTGGTACGCCGCCCCGTCGCCACGGCGGGAGCGGCCGGCTACCTCCTCTCCGTCCCGCTGATGTGCGGCATCACCTCGTTCGTCATCCTCGCCCCCATCCTCACCCACCTCTCCCCCGACGGCCGGGCAGCAAAGACCCTCCTCTACTGCGCCGGCGTCGCCGGGATGATCTCCTACGTGCTCCTCTACCCCGCTCCCGTCGTCTACTCGACTATAACGGCTCTCGGCCTCTCCGGCCGGCCCTGGGATATCGACCTCGTTGCCGTCCCCCTCTCCCTCCTTCTCCTCGCCGGACTCCTCCTCGCCATGCGAAGACGCATGCCCCCGGCCGAAGAGGCGGAGAAACCGGCGGCCGGGCGGAACCCCCGTGCCTGGCTGCCGTTCGTCGTCATCCTCGGGATGCTCGCGATCGGGTCGTTGGTTCCCCCGCTCCACGCCCTCGCGAACATCAACCTGGCGCTTCTTACCGGGCTCTTTGCCGCCCTTGCCACCGTTCCGGGCGACGTCCGGGAGAAGGCACTCCACAAAGGAACGAAGAACGCCGGGATCATCATCTTCGACCTCGCCGGTGCCGGGGCGCTCGGCGGCGTCATCGCCGCAAGCACCTTCCCCGCGGACGTGGCCGCGCTGGTCGCGGGCAATCTCCCGATAATCATCCTCCCGTTCGTCATCGCCGCCCTGGTGCAGGCGGCGCAGGGTTCGAGGGTCGTGACCGCGGCCGTCACCGGCGCCATCCTCGCCACGACCCCGGCCGTAACGGCGGTGAACCCGCTCGCCCTGGTGCTCATGATCTCCGCGGGGGCGTTCATGTTCTCCTACGTCAGCGACCCCTTCTTCTGGCTGCTCAAACGGACGACCGGCGACGACTTCTCCGCGGTCGTGCGGAACTACACCCTCCCACTCTCGGCGGCCGGGATCGTCACGCTCGCGGCGGCGCTGGTCGTCCAGGCCATTCTCTGA
- a CDS encoding OB-fold nucleic acid binding domain-containing protein — MQIGDVKVRVTAVALAVFLFFIILIAAYVFTTGNVYALYWAVPSAVMLLLIPMALNYMSQKQYASLVPMYEAESKNARIREINLSKLGEPVRIKGVVERVYFQFLNRPQYLVADRTGEISVKMFTSPAEDVQKGDVVEVLGTVVKRYIMTGDAVINCVSIRKIKNDQ, encoded by the coding sequence ATGCAAATCGGAGATGTCAAAGTGAGGGTGACGGCCGTTGCACTGGCCGTCTTCCTCTTTTTTATCATCCTGATCGCCGCGTATGTCTTCACAACCGGGAATGTATACGCGCTGTATTGGGCGGTTCCCTCGGCGGTCATGCTGCTTCTCATACCCATGGCACTCAACTACATGAGTCAGAAGCAGTACGCGTCGCTGGTACCGATGTATGAAGCGGAATCAAAGAACGCCCGGATACGGGAGATTAACTTAAGCAAGCTCGGCGAACCGGTGCGCATAAAAGGCGTCGTCGAGCGGGTCTACTTCCAGTTCCTCAACCGGCCGCAGTACCTCGTTGCCGACCGGACAGGTGAGATATCGGTCAAGATGTTCACCTCGCCGGCAGAAGACGTGCAGAAAGGGGATGTGGTCGAGGTGCTCGGAACCGTCGTCAAACGCTACATCATGACCGGGGATGCGGTCATCAACTGCGTCTCCATACGAAAGATCAAAAACGATCAGTAA
- the fdhF gene encoding formate dehydrogenase subunit alpha: MEIKYVSTTCPYCGTGCGFNLVVRDGRVFDVAHWQRAPVNGGKLCPKGRYAHEFINSPDRLTKPLIKKDGGFVEATWDEAYDLIAEKFGSYKPDEVACLSSARTSNEENYLMQKFARVVLKTPHVDHCARLCHSSTVAGLAAVFGSGAMTNSIKDIAESKCIFVLGSNTFEQHPLIARSIIRAREGGGKVIVADPRLTPTAKQADLYMPFISGTDVAILNGLMQEIIRNGRENKEFIERRTKDFEKLKEVVMKDDYSLENVSKVSGIPVESLKTAAEWIATADAAALIYSMGITQHTVGVDNVKSTANLMMLTGNLGKPGAGVNPLRGQNNVQGACDMGALPNVYSGYQKVTDEPAQKKMKEMWGVDELAEGRVGYTVTEMVNLLADKPGELKAMYIMGENPMLSDPDLTHVEEGLRNLEFLVVQDIFMTETAELAHVVLPAACYAEKDGTQTNTERRVQRWKKAQDPPGEAKEDWKIISELAAKMGYAAQFLYQSAEEIFNEVATVTPSYHGMSYARLDPDGLHWPCPTEEHPGTAILHKETFAMPDGLGVFSPIEWKPPAEVPDDEYPFVLTTGRTIWQWHTGTMTRRSWSLEKEAPIGWIEINPEDAKELGINDDEVVRASTRRGSVDIPAKVTPEIIKGVMFIPFHYKEHPANRLTNNALDPVAKIPEYKACAVKVEKITEEA; the protein is encoded by the coding sequence ATGGAAATCAAGTACGTATCGACGACATGCCCGTACTGTGGCACCGGGTGCGGGTTCAACTTAGTCGTCCGGGACGGCAGGGTCTTTGACGTGGCGCACTGGCAACGCGCGCCCGTCAACGGTGGCAAACTCTGCCCCAAAGGACGCTATGCCCACGAATTTATCAACAGCCCCGACCGCCTCACGAAACCGCTGATCAAGAAGGACGGCGGGTTTGTCGAGGCGACCTGGGACGAAGCCTACGACCTGATCGCGGAGAAGTTCGGTTCCTACAAACCCGACGAGGTAGCCTGCCTCTCCTCCGCCCGGACATCGAACGAGGAGAACTACCTGATGCAGAAGTTCGCCCGGGTTGTTCTCAAGACCCCGCACGTCGACCACTGCGCCCGGCTCTGCCACTCATCCACCGTCGCGGGCCTCGCGGCGGTCTTCGGGTCAGGGGCAATGACCAACTCGATCAAGGACATCGCCGAGTCGAAGTGCATCTTCGTCCTCGGGTCCAACACATTCGAGCAGCACCCGCTGATTGCGCGGAGCATCATCCGTGCGAGAGAGGGCGGCGGGAAGGTGATCGTCGCCGACCCGCGCCTCACCCCCACCGCGAAGCAGGCCGACCTCTACATGCCGTTCATATCAGGCACCGACGTCGCTATCCTGAACGGCCTGATGCAGGAGATCATCAGAAACGGCCGGGAGAACAAGGAGTTCATCGAGAGGCGCACGAAAGACTTCGAGAAACTCAAGGAGGTCGTCATGAAGGATGACTACAGCCTTGAGAACGTCTCGAAGGTCTCCGGTATTCCCGTCGAGAGCCTCAAGACCGCGGCCGAGTGGATCGCGACCGCCGACGCCGCCGCGCTCATCTACTCGATGGGCATCACCCAGCACACCGTCGGCGTCGACAACGTCAAATCGACCGCCAACCTGATGATGCTCACCGGCAACCTGGGCAAACCGGGAGCCGGCGTCAACCCGCTCCGCGGCCAGAACAACGTCCAGGGCGCCTGCGACATGGGAGCCCTCCCGAACGTCTACTCGGGCTACCAGAAAGTCACCGACGAGCCGGCCCAGAAGAAGATGAAGGAGATGTGGGGTGTCGACGAGCTTGCCGAGGGCAGAGTCGGCTACACCGTCACCGAGATGGTGAACCTCCTCGCCGACAAACCCGGCGAGCTCAAAGCGATGTACATCATGGGCGAGAACCCGATGCTCTCCGACCCGGACCTCACCCACGTCGAGGAGGGGCTTCGGAACCTCGAGTTCCTGGTCGTCCAGGACATCTTCATGACCGAGACCGCCGAACTCGCCCATGTCGTTCTGCCTGCGGCATGTTACGCCGAGAAGGACGGCACCCAGACGAACACCGAGCGGCGCGTCCAGCGCTGGAAGAAGGCGCAGGATCCTCCGGGCGAGGCGAAAGAAGACTGGAAGATCATCAGCGAACTCGCTGCGAAGATGGGCTACGCCGCCCAGTTCCTCTACCAGAGCGCCGAGGAGATCTTCAACGAGGTCGCCACCGTCACGCCGTCCTACCATGGCATGTCCTACGCCCGCCTCGACCCCGACGGCCTGCACTGGCCCTGCCCGACCGAGGAGCACCCGGGAACAGCGATCCTCCATAAGGAGACGTTCGCCATGCCCGACGGGCTCGGGGTCTTCTCACCGATCGAGTGGAAACCGCCGGCGGAAGTTCCCGACGACGAGTACCCGTTCGTCCTCACGACCGGTCGCACGATCTGGCAGTGGCACACCGGCACCATGACCCGCCGGTCGTGGAGCCTCGAGAAAGAAGCGCCTATCGGCTGGATCGAGATCAACCCTGAGGACGCGAAAGAACTCGGGATCAATGACGACGAGGTCGTCCGTGCAAGCACCCGGCGGGGCTCGGTCGATATCCCCGCGAAGGTGACGCCCGAGATCATCAAGGGCGTCATGTTCATACCGTTCCACTACAAGGAGCATCCGGCAAACCGGCTGACGAACAACGCGCTCGACCCCGTAGCGAAGATCCCCGAGTACAAGGCCTGCGCCGTGAAGGTCGAGAAGATCACCGAGGAGGCCTGA
- a CDS encoding DNA double-strand break repair nuclease NurA, whose translation MTDPNTVYRDAIRRIAGRIRECAPSDLAGRFAAAGGFDALSYRRCPSRFDGAVCAVDGSNTVILDAGSFAVAAVRASVSSYADGSRLHHRTTPLQIVTVNPGKGNEDFDEIYHDCFHCTPKVHLDHDDPVRNTAVIRDTLEFWAAMEMAAELDAGDLIVLDGTLQVRHASHDEVVESLLNLCNLRGVLIAAVTKRTSLTWGGGHPIVPAAEGLARDLGLPGPWYLCVSAVEGLIDRLETHSWKQRGEQYVARLHPRAERAFKVEIPAFYSAEMVERVFSALAAYADDGRVTGYPYPLLDAHLTTKIGKDAVEQVRQDIIRDMDRLGMTLADYTGLFGDYHDEFDRY comes from the coding sequence ATGACCGACCCGAATACCGTTTACCGGGACGCGATCCGGCGGATCGCAGGGCGAATCCGCGAGTGCGCCCCATCCGACCTCGCCGGACGGTTCGCGGCCGCCGGCGGGTTCGATGCCTTGTCGTACCGCCGCTGCCCGTCCCGGTTCGACGGGGCGGTCTGCGCGGTGGACGGGAGCAACACCGTCATCCTCGATGCGGGCAGTTTTGCCGTTGCCGCCGTCCGGGCATCGGTCAGTTCGTACGCGGACGGTTCGCGCCTCCACCACCGGACGACGCCTCTCCAGATCGTCACGGTCAACCCCGGGAAGGGGAACGAGGACTTCGACGAGATCTATCACGACTGTTTCCACTGCACCCCGAAGGTGCACCTCGACCACGATGACCCGGTCCGGAATACCGCCGTCATACGGGATACCCTTGAGTTCTGGGCGGCGATGGAGATGGCCGCGGAGCTCGATGCCGGCGACCTCATCGTCCTCGACGGCACGCTCCAGGTCCGCCACGCGAGCCACGACGAGGTCGTCGAGAGCCTCCTGAACCTCTGCAACCTCCGCGGCGTGCTGATCGCCGCGGTGACGAAACGGACGTCGCTCACCTGGGGCGGCGGACACCCGATCGTCCCGGCGGCGGAGGGGCTTGCACGCGACCTCGGCCTCCCCGGACCCTGGTACCTCTGCGTCTCAGCCGTCGAAGGCCTGATCGACCGCCTGGAGACACACTCCTGGAAGCAGCGGGGCGAGCAGTATGTCGCCCGGCTGCACCCGCGGGCAGAGCGGGCGTTCAAGGTGGAGATCCCCGCGTTCTACAGCGCGGAGATGGTCGAACGGGTCTTCTCGGCGCTCGCGGCCTACGCCGACGACGGGAGGGTCACGGGCTACCCGTACCCGCTTCTCGACGCCCACCTCACCACCAAGATAGGGAAGGATGCGGTCGAGCAGGTCCGCCAGGACATCATCCGCGATATGGACCGGCTCGGCATGACCCTTGCCGACTACACCGGCCTCTTTGGTGACTATCATGATGAGTTTGACCGATATTGA